The Tenrec ecaudatus isolate mTenEca1 chromosome 7, mTenEca1.hap1, whole genome shotgun sequence genome window below encodes:
- the DDR1 gene encoding epithelial discoidin domain-containing receptor 1 isoform X2, translating into MGPGTLAPLLLMLLVVTGDADMKGHFDPAKCRYALGMQDRTIPDRDISASSSWSDSTAARHSRLESSDGDGAWCPAQPVFPKEEEYLQVDLQRLHLIALVGTQGRHAGGLGKEFSPSYRLRYSRDGHRWMDWKDRWGQEVISGNEDPGGVVLKDLGPPMVARLVRFYPRADRVMSVCLRVELYGCLWSDGLLSYTAPVGQTMYLSEAVYFNDSTYDGHTVGGLQYGGLGQLADGVVGLDDFRKSQELRVWPGYDFVGWNNHSFPSGSVEMEFEFDRLRAFQAMQVHCNNMHTLGARLPGGVECRFKRGPAMAWEGEPVRHALGGSLGDPRARAVLIPLGGRVGRFLQCRFFFSGPWLLVSEIAFTSDVVNDSAPALGGTYPPAPWWPPGPPPTNFSSLELEPRDQQPVAKAEGSPTAILIGCLVAIILLLLLIIVLMLWRLHWRRLLSKAERRVLEEELTVHLSVPGDTILINNRPGSREPPPYQEPRPRGNPLHSGPAGSACSGDYMEPEKPCAPLLPPPPQNSVPHYAEADIVTLQGVTGGNTYAVPALPPGAAGEGPPRVDFPRSRLRFKEKLGEGQFGEVHLCEVESPQDLVSLDFPLNVRKDHPLLVAVKILRPDATKNARNDFLKEVKIMSRLKDPNIIRLLGVCVQDDPLCMITDFMENGDLNQFLSAHHLEDKAADGAAQGPTISYPMLLHVAAQIASGMCYLATLNFVHRDLATRNCLVGENLTIKIADFGMSRNLYAGDYYRVQGRAVLPIRWMAWECILMGKFTTASDVWAFGVTLWEVLMLCRAQPFGQLTDEQVIENAGEFFRDQGRQVYLSRPPACPQALYELMLGCWSREPEQRPPFTQLHRFLAEDALNTV; encoded by the exons ATGGGGCCTGGGACTCTTGCACCGCTCCTGTTGATGCTCCTGGTGGTGACTGGAGACGCTGACATGAAGGGGCACTTTGACCCTG CCAAGTGCCGCTATGCCCTGGGCATGCAGGACCGGACTATCCCTGACCGTGACATCTCAGCCTCCAGCTCCTGGTCAGACTCCACCGCTGCCCGCCACAGCAG GCTGGAAAGCAGTGACGGTGACGGGGCATGGTGCCCTGCCCAGCCGGTGTTTCCCAAGGAGGAGGAGTACTTGCAGGTGGATCTCCAGCGGCTGCACCTGATAGCTCTTGTGGGCACCCAGGGGCGACACGCTGGGGGTCTGGGCAAGGAGTTCTCCCCCAGCTACCGGCTGCGTTACTCACGAGACGGCCACCGCTGGATGGACTGGAAGGATCGCTGGGGACAGGAG GTGATCTCAGGGAACGAGGACCCCGGGGGTGTGGTGCTGAAGGACCTGGGGCCCCCGATGGTGGCCCGACTGGTTCGCTTTTACCCCCGGGCTGACCGGGTCATGAGCGTCTGCCTGCGGGTGGAGCTCTATGGCTGTCTCTGGAGCG ATGGGCTCCTGTCTTACACAGCCCCTGTGGGGCAGACCATGTACCTCTCTGAGGCCGTGTACTTCAACGATTCCACCTACGATGGACACACCGTCGGCGG GCTGCAGTATGGGGGCCTGGGCCAGCTGGCGGACGGCGTGGTGGGGCTGGACGACTTTCGGAAGAGTCAGGAGCTACGTGTCTGGCCGGGCTACGACTTTGTGGGCTGGAACAACCACAGCTTCCCCAGCGGCTCTGTGGAGATGGAATTTGAGTTCGACAGGCTGAGGGCCTTCCAGGCCATGCAG GTCCACTGCAACAACATGCACACGCTGGGAGCCCGTCTGCCTGGCGGGGTGGAGTGTCGCTTCAAGCGGGGCCCAGCCatggcctgggagggggagcccgtgCGCCATGCCCTGGGCGGCAGCCTGGGGGACCCCAGGGCCCGGGCCGTCTTGATACCTCTGGGTGGCCGCGTGGGCCGCTTTCTGCAGTGTCGGTTCTTCTTCTCTGGACCCTGGCTGCTCGTTAGTGAGATCGCCTTCACTTCAG ATGTTGTGAATGACTCAGCCCCGGCTCTGGGAGGCACCTACCCACCCGCCCCCTGGTGGCCCCCGGGCCCACCTCCCACCAACTTCAGCAGCCTCG AGCTGGAGCCCAGGGACCAGCAGCCCGTGGCCAAGGCAGAGGGGAGCCCGACGGCCATCCTCATCGGCTGCCTGGTGGCCAtcatcctgctgctgctgctcatcaTCGTCCTCATGCTCTGGCGGCTGCATTGGCGCAGGCTTCTCAGCAAG GCGGAGCGCCGGGTGTTGGAAGAGGAGCTGACGGTTCATCTCTCCGTCCCTGGGGACACCATCCTCATCAACAACCGCCCAGGCTCCCGAGAACCACCTCCTTACCAGGAGCCTCGGCCTCGAGGAAATCCACTGCACTCTGGTCCCGCTGGTTCTG cCTGCAGCGGGGACTACATGGAGCCGGAGAAGCCGTGCGCCCCGCTTCTGCCCCCGCCTCCCCAGAACAGCGTCCCCCATTATGCCGAAGCTGACATTGTCACCCTGCAGGGAGTCACCGGGGGCAACACCTATGCTGTGCCTGCActgcccccaggggcagctggggAAGGGCCTCCCAGAGTGGATTTCCCTCGGTCTCGCCTCCGGTTCAAGGAGAAGCTCGGCGAGGGCCAGTTTGGGGAG GTGCACCTGTGCGAGGTCGAGAGCCCCCAGGATCTGGTCAGCCTGGATTTCCCCCTGAATGTGCGCAAGGACCACCCCTTGCTGGTTGCTGTCAAAATCCTGCGGCCAGATGCCACTAAGAATGCCAG GAACGATTTCCTGAAGGAGGTGAAGATCATGTCGCGGCTGAAGGACCCCAACATCATCCGGCTCCTGGGAGTGTGCGTGCAGGACGACCCCCTCTGTATGATCACCGACTTCATGGAGAACGGCGACCTGAACCAGTTCCTCAGTGCCCACCACCTGGAGGACAAGGCGGCCGACGGGGCTGCCCAGGGGCCCACCATCAG CTACCCGATGCTGCTGCACGTGGCGGCCCAGATTGCCTCAGGCATGTGCTACCTGGCCACACTCAACTTTGTGCATCGGGACCTGGCCACGAGGAACTGCCTCGTTGGGGAGAACCTCACTATCAAAATCGCCGACTTCGGCATGAGCCGGAACCTCTATGCCGGGGACTATTACCGGGTGCAGGGCCGGGCGGTGCTGCCCATCCGGTGGATGGCCTGGGAGTGCATCCTCATG GGGAAGTTCACGACTGCAAGTGACGTGTGGGCCTTTGGGGTCACCCTGTGGGAGGTGCTGATGCTCTGCCGGGCACAGCCCTTTGGGCAGCTCACCGACGAGCAAGTCATTGAAAACGCCGGGGAATTCTTCCGAGATCAAGGCCGGCAG GTATACCTGTcccggccccctgcctgcccgcaGGCCCTGTACGAGCTAATGCTGGGGTGCTGGAGCCGGGAGCCCGAGCAGCGACCTCCCTTTACCCAGCTGCATCGATTCCTGGCAGAGGATGCACTCAACACGGTGTGA
- the DDR1 gene encoding epithelial discoidin domain-containing receptor 1 isoform X1 yields MGPGTLAPLLLMLLVVTGDADMKGHFDPAKCRYALGMQDRTIPDRDISASSSWSDSTAARHSRLESSDGDGAWCPAQPVFPKEEEYLQVDLQRLHLIALVGTQGRHAGGLGKEFSPSYRLRYSRDGHRWMDWKDRWGQEVISGNEDPGGVVLKDLGPPMVARLVRFYPRADRVMSVCLRVELYGCLWSDGLLSYTAPVGQTMYLSEAVYFNDSTYDGHTVGGLQYGGLGQLADGVVGLDDFRKSQELRVWPGYDFVGWNNHSFPSGSVEMEFEFDRLRAFQAMQVHCNNMHTLGARLPGGVECRFKRGPAMAWEGEPVRHALGGSLGDPRARAVLIPLGGRVGRFLQCRFFFSGPWLLVSEIAFTSDVVNDSAPALGGTYPPAPWWPPGPPPTNFSSLELEPRDQQPVAKAEGSPTAILIGCLVAIILLLLLIIVLMLWRLHWRRLLSKAERRVLEEELTVHLSVPGDTILINNRPGSREPPPYQEPRPRGNPLHSGPAGSALLLSNPAYRLLLATYARPPRGPGPPTPAWAKPTNTQACSGDYMEPEKPCAPLLPPPPQNSVPHYAEADIVTLQGVTGGNTYAVPALPPGAAGEGPPRVDFPRSRLRFKEKLGEGQFGEVHLCEVESPQDLVSLDFPLNVRKDHPLLVAVKILRPDATKNARNDFLKEVKIMSRLKDPNIIRLLGVCVQDDPLCMITDFMENGDLNQFLSAHHLEDKAADGAAQGPTISYPMLLHVAAQIASGMCYLATLNFVHRDLATRNCLVGENLTIKIADFGMSRNLYAGDYYRVQGRAVLPIRWMAWECILMGKFTTASDVWAFGVTLWEVLMLCRAQPFGQLTDEQVIENAGEFFRDQGRQVYLSRPPACPQALYELMLGCWSREPEQRPPFTQLHRFLAEDALNTV; encoded by the exons ATGGGGCCTGGGACTCTTGCACCGCTCCTGTTGATGCTCCTGGTGGTGACTGGAGACGCTGACATGAAGGGGCACTTTGACCCTG CCAAGTGCCGCTATGCCCTGGGCATGCAGGACCGGACTATCCCTGACCGTGACATCTCAGCCTCCAGCTCCTGGTCAGACTCCACCGCTGCCCGCCACAGCAG GCTGGAAAGCAGTGACGGTGACGGGGCATGGTGCCCTGCCCAGCCGGTGTTTCCCAAGGAGGAGGAGTACTTGCAGGTGGATCTCCAGCGGCTGCACCTGATAGCTCTTGTGGGCACCCAGGGGCGACACGCTGGGGGTCTGGGCAAGGAGTTCTCCCCCAGCTACCGGCTGCGTTACTCACGAGACGGCCACCGCTGGATGGACTGGAAGGATCGCTGGGGACAGGAG GTGATCTCAGGGAACGAGGACCCCGGGGGTGTGGTGCTGAAGGACCTGGGGCCCCCGATGGTGGCCCGACTGGTTCGCTTTTACCCCCGGGCTGACCGGGTCATGAGCGTCTGCCTGCGGGTGGAGCTCTATGGCTGTCTCTGGAGCG ATGGGCTCCTGTCTTACACAGCCCCTGTGGGGCAGACCATGTACCTCTCTGAGGCCGTGTACTTCAACGATTCCACCTACGATGGACACACCGTCGGCGG GCTGCAGTATGGGGGCCTGGGCCAGCTGGCGGACGGCGTGGTGGGGCTGGACGACTTTCGGAAGAGTCAGGAGCTACGTGTCTGGCCGGGCTACGACTTTGTGGGCTGGAACAACCACAGCTTCCCCAGCGGCTCTGTGGAGATGGAATTTGAGTTCGACAGGCTGAGGGCCTTCCAGGCCATGCAG GTCCACTGCAACAACATGCACACGCTGGGAGCCCGTCTGCCTGGCGGGGTGGAGTGTCGCTTCAAGCGGGGCCCAGCCatggcctgggagggggagcccgtgCGCCATGCCCTGGGCGGCAGCCTGGGGGACCCCAGGGCCCGGGCCGTCTTGATACCTCTGGGTGGCCGCGTGGGCCGCTTTCTGCAGTGTCGGTTCTTCTTCTCTGGACCCTGGCTGCTCGTTAGTGAGATCGCCTTCACTTCAG ATGTTGTGAATGACTCAGCCCCGGCTCTGGGAGGCACCTACCCACCCGCCCCCTGGTGGCCCCCGGGCCCACCTCCCACCAACTTCAGCAGCCTCG AGCTGGAGCCCAGGGACCAGCAGCCCGTGGCCAAGGCAGAGGGGAGCCCGACGGCCATCCTCATCGGCTGCCTGGTGGCCAtcatcctgctgctgctgctcatcaTCGTCCTCATGCTCTGGCGGCTGCATTGGCGCAGGCTTCTCAGCAAG GCGGAGCGCCGGGTGTTGGAAGAGGAGCTGACGGTTCATCTCTCCGTCCCTGGGGACACCATCCTCATCAACAACCGCCCAGGCTCCCGAGAACCACCTCCTTACCAGGAGCCTCGGCCTCGAGGAAATCCACTGCACTCTGGTCCCGCTGGTTCTG CGTTGCTGCTCTCCAATCCGGCTTACCGCCTCCTTCTGGCCACTTACGCCCGTCCCCCTCGAGGCCCGGGCCCCCCCACACCCGCCTGGGCCAAACCCACCAACACCCAGG cCTGCAGCGGGGACTACATGGAGCCGGAGAAGCCGTGCGCCCCGCTTCTGCCCCCGCCTCCCCAGAACAGCGTCCCCCATTATGCCGAAGCTGACATTGTCACCCTGCAGGGAGTCACCGGGGGCAACACCTATGCTGTGCCTGCActgcccccaggggcagctggggAAGGGCCTCCCAGAGTGGATTTCCCTCGGTCTCGCCTCCGGTTCAAGGAGAAGCTCGGCGAGGGCCAGTTTGGGGAG GTGCACCTGTGCGAGGTCGAGAGCCCCCAGGATCTGGTCAGCCTGGATTTCCCCCTGAATGTGCGCAAGGACCACCCCTTGCTGGTTGCTGTCAAAATCCTGCGGCCAGATGCCACTAAGAATGCCAG GAACGATTTCCTGAAGGAGGTGAAGATCATGTCGCGGCTGAAGGACCCCAACATCATCCGGCTCCTGGGAGTGTGCGTGCAGGACGACCCCCTCTGTATGATCACCGACTTCATGGAGAACGGCGACCTGAACCAGTTCCTCAGTGCCCACCACCTGGAGGACAAGGCGGCCGACGGGGCTGCCCAGGGGCCCACCATCAG CTACCCGATGCTGCTGCACGTGGCGGCCCAGATTGCCTCAGGCATGTGCTACCTGGCCACACTCAACTTTGTGCATCGGGACCTGGCCACGAGGAACTGCCTCGTTGGGGAGAACCTCACTATCAAAATCGCCGACTTCGGCATGAGCCGGAACCTCTATGCCGGGGACTATTACCGGGTGCAGGGCCGGGCGGTGCTGCCCATCCGGTGGATGGCCTGGGAGTGCATCCTCATG GGGAAGTTCACGACTGCAAGTGACGTGTGGGCCTTTGGGGTCACCCTGTGGGAGGTGCTGATGCTCTGCCGGGCACAGCCCTTTGGGCAGCTCACCGACGAGCAAGTCATTGAAAACGCCGGGGAATTCTTCCGAGATCAAGGCCGGCAG GTATACCTGTcccggccccctgcctgcccgcaGGCCCTGTACGAGCTAATGCTGGGGTGCTGGAGCCGGGAGCCCGAGCAGCGACCTCCCTTTACCCAGCTGCATCGATTCCTGGCAGAGGATGCACTCAACACGGTGTGA
- the GTF2H4 gene encoding general transcription factor IIH subunit 4, translating to MESTPSKGGLNRVHLQCRNLQEFLGSLSPGVLDRLYGHPATCLAVFRELPPLAKNWVMRMLFLEQPLPQAAVALWVKKEFSKAQEESTSLLSGLRIWHTQLLPGGLQGLILNPVFRQNLRVALLGGGKAWSDDTSQLGPDKHARDVPSLDKYAEERWEVVLHFMVGSPSAAVSQDLAQLLSQAGLMKSAEPGEPPCITSAGFQFLLLDTPAQLWYFMLQYLQTAQSRGMDLVEILSFLFQLSFSTLGKDYSVEGMSDSLLNFLQHLREFGLVFQRKRKSRRYYPTRLAINLSSGVSGAGGTVHQPGFIVVETNYRLYAYTESELQIALIALFSEMLYRFPNMVVAQVTRESVQQAIASGITAQQIIHFLRTRAHPVMLKQTPVLPPTITDQIRLWELERDRLRFTEGFLYNQFLSQVDFELLLAHARELGVLVHENSAKRLMVVTPAGHNDVRRFWKRQKHSS from the exons ATGGAGAGCACCCCGTCCAAGGGCGGACTGAACCGAGTACACCTACAATGCCGGAACCTGCAGGAATTTTTAGGGAGCTTGAGCCCTGGGGTCCTGGACCGACTGTATGGGCATCCTGCTACCTGTCTGGCTGTATTCAG GGAGCTCCCCCCCTTGGCTAAGAACTGGGTGATGCGGATGCTGTTTTTGGAACAGCCTTTGCCACAGGCAGCTGTAGCCTTGTGGGTGAAGAAGGAATTCAGCAA GGCGCAGGAGGAAAGCACAAGCCTGCTGAGTGGCCTCCGGATCTGGCACACCCAGCTGCTCCCGGGCGGACTCCAGGGCCTCATCCTCAACCCCGTCTTCCGCCAGAACCTCCGAGTAGCCCTTCTTGGGGG TGGGAAGGCCTGGTCTGATGACACAAGTCAGCTGGGACCAGACAAGCACGCCCGGGACGTTCCCTCCCTGGACAAGTATGCCGAGGAGCGATGGGAG GTGGTCCTGCACTTCATGGTGGGCTCCCCCAGTGCAGCCGTCAGCCAGGACCTGGCCCAGCTCCTCAGCCAGGCTGGGCTCATGAAGAG CGCTGAACCCGGAGAGCCCCCGTGCATCACCTCTGCAGGCTTCCAGTTCCTGCTGCTGGACACTCCGGCCCAGCTCTGGTACTTCATGCTGCAGTATCTGCAGACGGCCCAG agcCGGGGCATGGACCTCGTGGAGATCCTCTCCTTCCTCTTCCAGCTGAGCTTCTCCACCCTGGGCAAA GACTACTCTGTGGAAGGTATGAGTGATTCCCTGTTGAACTTCCTGCAACACCTGCGCGAGTTTGGGCTCGTTTTCCAGAGGAAG AGGAAATCTCGGCGTTACTACCCCACACGCCTGGCCATCAATCTCTCCTCGGGTGTCTCCGGGGCTGGGGGCACTGTGCATCAGCCCGGCTTCATCGTGGTGGAAACCAATTACCGACTGTATGCCTACACGG AGTCCGAGCTGCAGATTGCTCTCATTGCCCTCTTCTCCGAGATGCTCTATCGCTTCCCCAACATGGTGGTGGCGCAGGTGACCCGGGAGAGCGTGCAGCAGGCCATTGCTAGTGGCATCACAGCCCAGCAG ATCATCCATTTCTTAAGGACAAGGGCCCACCCAGTGATGCTCAAACAG ACCCCCGTGCTGCCCCCCACCATCACAGACCAGATTCGGCTGTGGGAGCTGGAGAGGGACAGACTCCGATTCACTGAGG GCTTCCTGTACAACCAGTTCCTGTCGCAGGTGGACTTCGAGCTGCTGCTGGCGCACGCGCGCGAGCTGGGCGTGCTCGTGCACGAGAACTCGGCCAAGAGGCTCATGGTGGTCACGCCGGCCGGCCACAACGACGTCAGGCGCTTCTGGAAGCGGCAGAAGCACAGCTCTtga